A single genomic interval of Zingiber officinale cultivar Zhangliang chromosome 4A, Zo_v1.1, whole genome shotgun sequence harbors:
- the LOC121972986 gene encoding piriformospora indica-insensitive protein 2-like, giving the protein MRRMSSSWAFLLLAIPFLLVSHGFSEPESSTDIIAPMAKEEQEALYSVLRDLVGEWWNGPELYPDPCGWTQIQGVSCDLFDGLWYVTSLKIGPVLDNSLECSEQAQFSPLLFQLDHLRSLSFFNCFSSRQRMSIPQSSWEKLSGSLEILEFRSNRGLVGRIPGAIARLSKLESLVIVENSVDGELPLELGKLEHLKRLMLSGNHFAGRIPDSICGSWSELLIMDLSRNSLTGPLPSSLSNLTSLLKLDLSDNHFNGSLPPELGQLKNLTLLDLRNNGFVGGLAQCLNSLTSIENLLLAHNPELGGRLEEIEWGKLRELTALDLSHTSLTGEIPAAMAGLKGLRYIALDGNSLTGGVSPELAALPCLGALYLNGNNLTGRLEFPQEFYRRLGKRFASWGNLNLCYDAAAKNARAVPYGVARCEQDLRENVSYESVLSAARAGSGDLNGNCGSLGSFVVHGGVIWGVWVMLLVVVFL; this is encoded by the exons ATGAGGAGGATGAGCTCTTCCTGGGCTTTCTTGCTGCTAGCGATTCCATTTCTCCTCGTCTCTCATGGATTCTCAGAGCCAGAGAGTTCCACCGATATTATTGCTCCGATGGCGAAGGAAGAGCAGGAAGCACTCTACTCGGTGCTCCGAGACTTGGTTGGCGAATGGTGGAACGGCCCTGAGCTTTATCCAGACCCCTGCGGCTGGACTCAAATACAG GGAGTTTCCTGTGATCTCTTTGATGGATTGTGGTATGTCACCTCCCTGAAAATTGGCCCTGTTCTCGACAACTCCCTCGAGTGCTCAGAGCAAGCACAGTTCAGTCCCTTGCTGTTCCAGCTCGACCACCTCAGAAGCCTCTCCTTCTTCAATTGCTTCTCTTCTCGTCAGCGAATGAGCATTCCACAGAGCAGCTGGGAGAAGCTGTCTGGAAGCTTAGAGATCCTCGAATTCCGGTCGAACCGCGGCCTCGTGGGGAGAATCCCCGGAGCCATTGCTCGACTCAGTAAACTGGAGTCCCTAGTCATAGTGGAGAACTCCGTGGACGGAGAGTTGCCACTGGAGCTGGGCAAGTTGGAGCACCTGAAGAGGCTGATGCTATCTGGCAATCACTTTGCTGGTCGAATTCCCGATTCGATTTGCGGAAGCTGGTCCGAGCTCCTCATCATGGACCTGAGCAGGAACTCTCTTACAGGGCCACTGCCTTCCTCTCTGAGCAATCTCACTTCACTCCTGAAGCTTGATCTAAGCGACAATCACTTCAATGGAAGCCTTCCGCCAGAGCTTGGCCAGCTCAAGAATCTAACTCTGCTCGATCTCAGGAACAACGGCTTCGTAGGTGGCTTGGCACAGTGCCTTAATAGCCTGACCTCCATTGAGAACTTGCTTCTGGCTCACAATCCTGAATTGGGAGGGAGACTCGAGGAAATTGAGTGGGGGAAATTGAGGGAGCTCACTGCTCTGGACTTGTCTCACACAAGCTTAACAGGTGAAATTCCTGCAGCCATGGCAGGACTGAAGGGATTAAGATACATTGCATTGGATGGCAACAGCCTCACTGGGGGTGTCTCACCGGAGCTTGCAGCACTGCCTTGTCTAGGTGCTCTCTACCTCAACGGCAATAATTTAACAGGGAGGCTGGAGTTCCCTCAGGAGTTCTATCGGAGGTTGGGGAAGCGATTCGCCTCGTGGGGCAACCTGAACCTGTGCTACGATGCCGCCGCGAAAAATGCAAGGGCAGTGCCTTACGGCGTGGCACGGTGCGAGCAAGATCTCCGGGAGAATGTCAGCTATGAGTCTGTTTTGAGTGCTGCAAGGGCGGGAAGTGGAGATTTGAATGGCAATTGTGGTTCCTTGGGTTCCTTTGTGGTTCATGGGGGTGTCATTTGGGGGGTTTGGGTCATGCTTCTTGTGGTTGTGTTCTTGTAG